The following coding sequences are from one Arcobacter nitrofigilis DSM 7299 window:
- the kdsA gene encoding 3-deoxy-8-phosphooctulonate synthase has product MKVLAGPCVLEDRDTVFRIAEKLKPLSEDKRIDFYFKASFDKANRTSLDSYRGPGLDNGLKLFEEIKKEFGYKLITDIHESHQAAPAAEVMDILQIPAFLCRQTDLLVAAAKTSCIINVKKGQFLAADAMKHPIDKILKTRGVDEVSYQNSLDNNVWLCERGNTFGYGALVVDMRNLLLMKEYAPVIFDATHSVQIPSTGGTTGGNSAFVPSMAKAAAAVGVDGFFFETHIDPSVAKSDGPNMLKIEDLYKTINEIFAIQGALGYN; this is encoded by the coding sequence ATGAAAGTTTTAGCTGGACCTTGTGTTTTAGAAGATAGAGATACAGTATTTAGAATAGCTGAAAAATTGAAGCCTTTAAGTGAAGATAAAAGAATTGACTTTTATTTTAAAGCTTCATTTGATAAAGCAAATAGAACAAGTTTGGATTCATACAGAGGACCTGGACTTGATAATGGATTGAAACTTTTTGAAGAGATAAAAAAAGAGTTTGGATATAAACTTATAACAGATATTCATGAGTCACACCAAGCAGCACCTGCTGCGGAAGTTATGGATATCTTACAAATACCTGCATTTTTGTGTAGACAGACAGATTTACTTGTGGCTGCTGCAAAAACATCATGTATTATAAATGTAAAAAAAGGTCAGTTCTTAGCAGCTGATGCTATGAAACATCCAATTGATAAGATACTTAAAACAAGAGGAGTTGATGAGGTTAGTTATCAAAACTCACTTGATAATAATGTCTGGCTTTGTGAAAGAGGTAATACTTTTGGATATGGAGCACTTGTAGTTGATATGAGAAATTTACTTCTTATGAAAGAGTATGCCCCAGTTATTTTTGATGCAACTCACTCTGTTCAAATACCAAGTACTGGTGGAACAACAGGTGGTAACTCTGCTTTTGTTCCATCTATGGCAAAAGCAGCAGCTGCTGTTGGTGTGGATGGTTTCTTTTTTGAAACGCATATAGACCCAAGTGTTGCTAAAAGTGATGGTCCAAATATGTTAAAAATCGAAGACTTATATAAGACTATAAATGAGATTTTTGCAATCCAAGGGGCTTTAGGATATAATTAA
- a CDS encoding potassium channel family protein has protein sequence MSNSTLWIVLLRMRMPFIVIIVTYTIAITGLLLIDGVDDKGNVYHMSIFDAYYFITYTATTIGFGETPYAFTYPQRMWVSFSIYLTVLGWFYGIGTLVSLLQDKVLLEELRRNKFRRNVKDIRQSFIIVLGYNNITSEIIKKALSYDIKTVVIESDESRVNDLLLENFTPYVPVLLSDVSSPKVLEEAGIEKSNCKGLVCLFNDDKLNLKIAVMAKLLNRNIKLVVKATTMNQGENLEDIGVDIVANPFSIISKEIDVAFKAPNILKLEKWIYKLDNLNAHTPNFPIGRYIICGFGRMGNYLHNRLSDNNIELVFIEIDEKKLVNYKEDSVSKIIIGDADDKKILTKAGILESVAIIAATNDDTTNLSILSSAKKLNPKIITIARENELGYISMFQNSRIDHVFLPANILINKTTNALINPLSDMFIQEMITKDEAWASSLVKRLTQTIDESPLLESIEIDNYDAPEIYKHLDNGEELKLKIFRTSLHNRELNNNVVPLALIRGDEKYLIPDWDMPLEKNDKILFACDKYARDDMQHIAQNIYEFYYAYSGKEKRTILRRILK, from the coding sequence TTGTCAAATAGTACATTATGGATAGTTCTTCTTAGAATGAGAATGCCTTTTATTGTGATAATTGTAACATACACTATTGCAATAACTGGGCTTTTATTAATTGATGGGGTAGATGATAAAGGCAATGTTTATCATATGTCAATTTTTGATGCATATTATTTTATCACTTATACTGCCACTACTATTGGTTTTGGTGAAACACCATATGCTTTTACTTATCCTCAAAGAATGTGGGTTAGCTTCTCAATTTATCTTACAGTATTAGGTTGGTTCTATGGTATAGGAACTCTTGTATCTTTGTTGCAAGATAAGGTTTTATTGGAAGAACTTAGAAGAAATAAATTTAGAAGAAATGTAAAAGATATAAGACAAAGTTTTATTATAGTTTTGGGATATAATAATATTACTTCAGAAATCATAAAAAAAGCTCTAAGTTATGATATAAAAACCGTAGTAATAGAATCAGATGAAAGTAGGGTAAATGATCTACTTTTGGAAAACTTTACTCCTTATGTTCCTGTGTTGCTCTCAGATGTAAGTTCACCAAAAGTTTTAGAAGAAGCAGGAATAGAAAAAAGTAATTGCAAGGGTTTGGTATGTTTATTTAATGATGACAAACTAAATTTAAAAATTGCAGTTATGGCTAAACTTCTAAATAGAAATATAAAACTTGTAGTAAAAGCAACAACTATGAATCAAGGAGAAAATCTAGAAGATATCGGAGTTGATATTGTAGCAAATCCTTTTTCAATTATTTCAAAAGAGATTGATGTTGCATTTAAAGCACCAAATATTTTAAAACTTGAAAAGTGGATTTATAAATTAGATAATTTAAATGCTCATACTCCTAATTTCCCTATTGGAAGATACATTATTTGTGGTTTTGGTCGTATGGGAAATTATTTACATAATCGGTTAAGTGATAATAATATAGAATTGGTTTTTATTGAAATTGATGAAAAAAAATTAGTAAATTACAAAGAAGACAGTGTCTCAAAAATAATTATTGGTGATGCCGATGATAAAAAAATACTTACTAAAGCTGGAATTCTTGAAAGCGTGGCAATAATAGCTGCAACAAATGATGATACAACTAATTTATCTATTTTAAGTAGTGCAAAAAAATTGAATCCAAAAATAATAACAATAGCAAGAGAGAATGAACTAGGTTATATTTCAATGTTTCAGAATTCTAGAATTGACCATGTTTTTTTACCTGCAAATATTCTGATAAATAAAACAACAAATGCTTTAATAAATCCCTTATCAGACATGTTTATTCAAGAAATGATAACTAAAGATGAAGCTTGGGCTTCAAGTTTAGTAAAAAGATTAACTCAAACAATAGATGAAAGTCCTTTATTAGAATCAATTGAGATAGATAATTATGATGCGCCAGAGATTTATAAGCATTTAGATAATGGTGAAGAATTAAAATTAAAGATATTTAGAACATCTTTACATAATCGAGAGTTAAATAATAATGTAGTACCCTTAGCTTTAATAAGAGGCGATGAAAAATATTTAATCCCTGATTGGGATATGCCCTTAGAAAAAAATGATAAAATACTTTTTGCCTGTGATAAATACGCAAGAGATGATATGCAACATATTGCACAAAATATTTATGAATTTTATTATGCCTATAGTGGAAAAGAAAAAAGAACAATTTTAAGAAGGATATTAAAATGA
- a CDS encoding DUF6394 family protein, which produces MNMDKVISGFFIILAMTVNFGFVYGDLDTMTHHSKYELFAAIIINVIATVLKLGDRTQVGSVLLATSLVADIQLITAASVWTIATYASVVTSEVSTTIVSLSAGALLANFVSVLLYVGDTLKSKR; this is translated from the coding sequence ATGAACATGGATAAAGTTATTTCTGGATTTTTTATAATTTTAGCGATGACTGTAAACTTTGGATTTGTTTATGGTGACTTAGATACTATGACTCACCATAGCAAATATGAACTTTTTGCTGCAATTATTATCAATGTGATTGCAACAGTTCTTAAACTAGGTGATAGAACTCAAGTTGGTTCCGTGCTTTTAGCAACTTCACTTGTTGCTGATATACAATTAATAACTGCAGCTTCTGTTTGGACAATAGCTACATATGCAAGTGTAGTTACTTCTGAAGTTAGCACAACTATTGTCTCTCTTTCAGCTGGAGCATTGTTAGCAAATTTTGTTTCTGTGCTGCTTTATGTTGGAGACACATTAAAATCAAAACGATAG